One Natator depressus isolate rNatDep1 chromosome 3, rNatDep2.hap1, whole genome shotgun sequence DNA segment encodes these proteins:
- the TTLL2 gene encoding putative tubulin polyglutamylase TTLL2, translated as MAYDHDAEDILKPLVFRLHESVPEAVREVLLERGWSEFDEQEQDEADWNLYWQNSPFRMTDHRSIKPWQRLNHYPETVRITRKDYLARHLKRMKGIYGPSLYEFSPMAFIMPNDYVKFIAEYTKERQSQGRKPSYWICKPVGLSRGRGILIFQDIKNFVYDCMVIVQKYISNPLLISGYKWDLRLYVCVTSFCPLTIYTYEEGLVRFATEKFDLGSLDNVYAHLTNTSINKFGASYKKNKEGIGRGCKWTFSKFRSYLRSHEVDDLLLWRRIHNIVMLTLLAITPSVPLTSNCFELFGFDILIDDTFKPWLLEVNYSPALRLDCSIDRTVKKRLLHDIIELLNYKQTDTLRENKGAGTKASYAGRTHIPLTTQGENATDDAPDFLASRQESECTATSAVQSLLEVTGGTFKKEAIGMEKMARTHPRKTLTSQLRERMNRPKTSSQSKAVSKSNQLSGARHPAHASVQVTHWLPTTELCNYKLTIPPYFLSTKDKRPFPRVGDFVLIFPFNDAALEASRNGIDVKSIIQEIHKLMNKQLPPGQQKVKKRKDYLTFR; from the coding sequence ATGGCATATGACCATGATGCAGAAGACATCCTGAAGCCTCTGGTCTTCCGTCTCCATGAGAGCGTTCCTGAAGCAGTCCGTGAGGTCTTACTGGAACGTGGTTGGAGTGAATTTGATGAACAAGAGCAAGATGAAGCAGACTGGAATCTGTACTGGCAGAACTCCCCTTTCCGTATGACTGACCACCGTAGCATTAAACCATGGCAGAGGCTCAATCACTATCCAGAAACAGTCAGGATCACAAGGAAAGACTATCTGGCAAGGCATCTGAAACGCATGAAGGGAATTTATGGACCATCTCTTTACGAGTTTAGTCCAATGGCATTCATCATGCCTAACGACTATGTCAAGTTTATAGCAGAATACACTAAGGAGAGACAGtcacagggcagaaagccaagCTATTGGATTTGCAAGCCTGTGGGTCTATCTCGTGGAAGGGGCATTCTCATTTTCCAGGACATTAAAAACTTTGTATATGATTGCATGGTCATTGTGCAGAAGTACATTAGTAACCCTTTGCTTATTTCTGGGTACAAATGGGATCTCCGCCTCTATGTCTGTGTCACCAGTTTTTGCCCCCTTACCATTTACACTTATGAAGAAGGGCTAGTGAGGTTTGCCACTGAAAAGTTTGACCTTGGTTCTCTGGACAACGTCTATGCCCATCTGACAAACACCAGCATCAATAAATTTGGCGCCTCatacaaaaaaaataaagaagggaTCGGCCGTGGCTGCAAATGGACATTCAGCAAATTCCGTTCTTACCTACGCAGCCATGAGGTGGACGACCTGCTTCTGTGGCGGAGAATACACAACATTGTAATGCTGACCCTGCTCGCTATAACCCCTTCTGTTCCACTGACGTCCAATTGCTTTGAGCTCTTTGGGTTCGACATTCTGATCGATGACACATTCAAACCATGGCTTTTAGAAGTAAACTACAGCCCAGCCTTGCGCCTAGACTGTTCCATCGACAGAACAGTGAAAAAAAGACTTCTCCATGACATCATTGAATTGCTAAATTATAAGCAAACTGACACCTTGAGAGAAAACAAAGGGGCTGGCACTAAAGCTTCCTATGCTGGTAGAACACACATCCCCTTGACAACACAGGGTGAAAATGCAACAGATGATGCTCCCGATTTCCTTGCTTCTAGGCAAGAAAGTGAATGCACTGCCACTTCTGCAGTGCAGTCTCTCTTGGAGGTTACAGGAGGTACGTTTAAGAAGGAGGCCATAGGGATGGAGAAAATGGCCAGAACACATCCAAGGAAAACACTAACCTCACAGCTCCGGGAAAGGATGAACAGACCGAAAACATCTTCGCAATCAAAGGCGGTGTCTAAAAGCAACCAGCTGTCAGGAGCTAGACACCCTGCACATGCATCTGTCCAAGTCACCCATTGGTTGCCTACCACTGAGTTATGTAACTACAAATTAACTATTCCTCCATATTTTCTCTCCACTAAAGACAAAAGGCCCTTCCCTCGAGTAGGTGATTTTGTCCTTATATTTCCTTTCAACGATGCTGCGCTTGAAGCCTCCAGAAATGGAATAGATGTAAAAAGCATCATACAAGAAATACACAAGTTAATGAACAAACAGTTGCCCCCAGGACAGCAGAAAGTAAAGAAGAGAAAAGATTATTTAACTTTTAGATAA